Sequence from the Mustela erminea isolate mMusErm1 chromosome 8, mMusErm1.Pri, whole genome shotgun sequence genome:
catctacttgtgatttctgtcaaataaataaataaaatcttaaaaaaaaatgtgaatagacTGATTACAAGTAATGAAATTAAACCGTAATTttaaaactcccaaaaaacaaatgtccagggacagatggcttcagagatgaattctaccaaacatttaaagagttagtACCCATCCTTCTCAAATTATCCTAAAAAAACTGAAAGGACAGAatacttccaaaatcattttacaaaGTCAGCACcaccctgatactaaaaccagacagataccaccaaaaaagaaaattacaagccaatattcctgatgaacacacatgcaaaaatcccaaacaaaatattaacaaacccaattcaacaatacattaaaagaccAGAcgccacaatcaagtgggatttattccaggcatCCAACTATAGTttaatatccacaaatcaatgtgataaaccAAATTAACAAactgaaggataaaaataatgatcatcttgatagatgctgaaaaagcatttaacaaaattcaacatgtttaaaacaaaaactctcaaTGAAGAGAGCAGACAGTAAAGACCATATACGACAAACCCAttgctaacatcatattcaataaTGAAAAGCCTTCCCCCATTAAACAATTTATCACAATACTACATCTACAATAATCAAAGTGATGATGCTTGTAGACATTatcatatgaatatttttaatgaaaactactATAAAAACAAGCACTtacttgattttttccccccaactgcTTGGACATTATAATGGccaaatttatttaaccagtaaTAAagttgcaaaagctttttttttaatactttttaaaatactatcctttttttaaagattttgtttatttatttgagagagaaagtgagagaaagcatgaaaagggagaaggttacagggataagcagactccccacggagctggaagcccaacgtgggactcaatcccaggactctgggttaaCGACCTGATCCAAaagcagtcatttaaccaactgagccacccaggcacctgcaaaAGCTTTAACCTTTTAAAATCACACAGATTTCCTTAGCATAGGATAATATAAGGGATTCTTGATGATGAAAAGTttctttatcttaaatatttcaatgtTAATATACTGATTATGGTACGTAttatagttttgcaagatgttaccactGGGAAAAATGTGAAAAGGGTATAAGAGATCTATGTATTCTTAAAAACTTCATGTGAACTTACAATtgcctcaaaataaaaattagggtgctgggttgttttgttttgttcttgttgttgtcattttttagTGCATCATgtcaaaaataaagttttttaaatggcattgtcagggcgcctgggtggctcagtcattaagcagctgccttcggctcggctcaCCTAACAacctagtttcaaagcattttacCAAGGGTCTGTCATGTGCAACCAGAAGCCAGGGAAACaggcaaaatgaaaacagatttagAAGGGTTTATACTTCTAATGAGGTTGAGTAAGAACTAGAGTAACTGACTGTAGTTATCAAGATATCTTCCTAAGGTGCTTCCTTATTCCTGTCCATAATTGTATTTCCAAACGGGATACAGGAGTCGTCTCAGCAGTGTTTATCTTTACTTATGTTTAAGTAAGTCTTCAGGAAGTCttctttcagggtgcctgggtggcccagtgggttaagcatctgctctcggctcagatcatgatctcagggtcctgggatgaaccccacattgggctccttgctcagaggagtgtctgcttccccctctccctctccctgcttctccccatggttgtgctgtcaaatacataaaatctttttaaaaagaggcctTCTCACCTTCCAGCATAGGACACTTCCCCCAAGagtccctgctcccctgctcccaaGCCCTGGTCTCTAAGTCTCACCTCAGCCCAAACCACAACCCCGCCATGTCAGCCATGTCAGCCATGTCAGCCGGATAGAAACAGTACTTGGGAAAGGAGCGAATCATACACACATagatcacacatacacacacacttctctcACACCCAGCTTGCTACAATTCCTCTGAATCTAAACacccaaaagaacaagagaatgGCAGATGGAAGGGGCTGGTTAAGAGTCACAgctgccaggggcgcctggttggtttagtgggttaaagtctccaccttcatgggcgcctgggtggctcagtgggttgggccgctgccttcggctcaggtcatgatctcagggtcctgggatcgagtcccgcatcgggctctctgctcagcagggagcctgcttcctcctctctctctctctctgcctgcctctctgcctacttgtgatctctctctgtcaaataaataaataaaatctttaaaaaaaaaaaaaaagtctccaccttcagcttcggtcatgatctcagagtcctgatatcaaaccctgcatctgcatccagctctctgctcaacaggaagcctgctccctcctctttctctgcctgcctctctgcctacttgtaatctctgtcaaataaataaacaaaatctttaaaaaaaaaaaaaaaaaagagagttgcAGCTGCCAGAAAAGGAATTATACCATCAGAAAAGTTAAAGAGACAGAGGAATCGaaaagaatggggtgggggggccatgCTGCATTCTTATCCCTACTCAGCTCTTAACTCCCTCCACCTTCACAAAACGCCCCCAATTCTGCTCACCTCCTATCCCAGAAGCATTTCCCAAGTGCTTCCTTCCCTTTAAACACACTAATACCCTCCCACCTTCAACTGAGCCATGCCTCAGGAATCACATTTcaagaagtgaaaataaataccaaaggGATAGAATTCAGCATTTGTGAGTACTCTAGCCCTTGCCTTCTAGGAAAGCTTTACTGTAACTgtagtacatttttttaatgattaggcTTTTAGAAATTAGAGGTTTAGTTCATACCAAGAAACCCAATATTAAAAAACTACTATTCACACCCACTAAGTAAGAACAGCTTTCACCTGTTAATATATGCTGCCCATCTGGCTTTACACTGAGACCCAGCAAGTGTAGCCTAGGAGTAGTCGAAATTGGCACCCCAAGGATGTGAGGGCAGGTTACAGCAATGACAAGAGCCTTTCTACTAAAGGGGAGAGCCAAGTAGGTGCATTAGGTGGCTTATCAGGTTCCCCATCTTCCCTAAATAATTGTGTTCTGTTCCCAGCTAGGAGTGATACAAAGAGATTACATGGTCCTTGCATCAGAATTCATCTACTTTACCACAGTCTATAGTTGCACATTCAGTTCCATAAACTTAAGTTTCCAAGGTCATGGCTAAGAAGAATAACATTTCATAGAGAGCCAAGGACTCCGTTCATCACCTGCCATCTGCTCAGTGCCTAAGAAGTTCCTGGCACTTGGGAGATAGAAGCGCAGACCAATACAAGATGATCCCTATTTTCCCTGGCTTATGTAGGGGAGAAAAATCagacagaagaataaataaaaatgattgtaaGTAAAATTATTATGAAGTGTGCTAGTTTTTAGCAAGGATATAAATATAGCTGAGGGGcatctaggtgactcagtgggttaaagcctctgccttccgcttgggtcattatctcatggtcctgggatcaagcctgcattgggctctctgctcagcagggaacctgcttcctcctctctctctctgcctgcctctctgcctacttgtgatctctgtctatcaaataaagaaataaaatcattttttaaaaaagctgaaaaaGAGCTGCATTTTCTGGGGATATGAAGAGCAATTACCTTTCCAATGCTATcgaaatacagaattaaaaattcATACAACTTATTGACCCCCAAATATTCTCtaaaatttactataaaaaattaaatctcagaTGCTGGCTtgttatctctttattttaaaagctaagtGCCAATTGCCTAGGAAACAGTAAATGGAGGCCTTAAGGCAGCATTTTCTTAAGTGGAAATCACAAAAAATGGGTCCCTGAGgaataaggaaagaaagcaggacaCAGGCTGAAGAGCACGTCTTCAGTTATTTCAAAACCTGGCCCAGAGTGGGTCCTGGAGCAAGGAAAACCATTTAGCACCATGCTCCATGGGACCCACAATCCTTACCAGTTAAATACTTCAGTTCCATTAACCAACTTTTGTGGACTCACTTGCTCACAAAACTACCATGTAGaaatttggttttttgttgttgttgtttgtttgtttggggggaaAGTGGAGTATATTCCAAACAAGCAAGCAACAAATCAACCTCACTTAAACCCAGCTTTGTAACCACCAGAAAATTCTCATCAACTTTAAATTCTGCCCATCACCTGTGCTGCTCCTTTCTGTTCCCACCAGGAGCATCAGCCTCTACAACTCTGCAGATGTGCTTCCCCTTGATCTCACCCTCCTCTGCTTAAAAGCCTCTGGTTTCCCATCTCAAAATAAAAGTCCCAACCCCTATAGTTCCTATAAAGGCCAAGCTCTGCATCATCTAGCCAGTCTGACACTTCTTTAACTCTCCAGTCTCATCTCTTTCTACTCTTTCCCTCCACTCTCTGCTCACTTGTTTTCTACCTGGAATGCTCCTTCCTCTCACTGAGGGCCTTTCTCAAATGTTACCCTCCCCCTCCCATGTAAAACTGCAAACTGCCAACTCCCTAACCCTCTAACaaattttctacttattttattaacTATTATCTCCAATATAAGTAGCAGGAATGCaggaatttatctgtttcctACTCTGCTGTATCAGTGTCGAAACTAGTCCAAGTCAGGTAGCTAAgagttcagtaaacatttatgaaTGAACATAACAAACAAACATTTGCTGGGTACCGGGTCCAGGGCAAGTTTGTTAAAGACAAATAAGACACTGGCATTGCCTTTCATGCACCAGGTGGAGGAAATGTACCACAATAAAATGCGCAGTGCAGGACTGCAAACTTAAGATTACTAGGTCACAAAACGGGCCAAAAGCTCAGAGAAGAGGCCTCGGCTTCGCTTTTCCGGGAACCAGTCCAGCATCCCACCACCGCGCGGCTGTCCACCGACCGGACCAACAAGGTCTCCTCTAGAACCCCGTGACGGGCGGAGCCCACTCGTCCTCCCCAGGCCTGAGAAGTTACTTGCGCCTGAGGCGCAACTTCCGGGTTCCTCACTCCAGACACAAGACTGAACAAATTTAGAAGTCTCTACTCTTTAGCCGCCGCCCCGTCCCCTCTACCGCTGCAGTCCACTCCCCACAGCCGCCGAGCTCTGAATCCCACAGGCACGCCTGTCCTCCGCGGGCCCCACCTGTACCCGGCGTCCCCTTCGGTCTCTCACTGCGCGTGTGCGAGCAAACCCACGTGGGCTCGGGCGGGTTTGGCGGCGCTGCAGCGGCTGGACACGCCCCGCAGCTTAGAGCTGGCTTTTGATTGGCTGCCCGTCGCTGGCCTGGCAGGGGTTGGAGCCGCCTGCGGCTGCGCCTCTAAAGGCGCTGCGAGTCGAGTCGGGTGCTACTGTTTCCTGCTCTTCGCCGCCTCCGCGGGCTCACCGGTTTTCTCCAGACGCCTCCAGCATGTCTCAGGTATAAAGCGTACCTCTCCTGGctgcaggctgggggagggggatatcTCCCAGCCAGAACTCCGCAGGGTCTTTCCCTTTGCGGCCCCGCTGTGCCTCCTGGACTCGTGCCCAGCGCTGACTCTTTGCACAGAGCCTTGTGAACGGAACTTACAGGGTTTGGACACTGCTACCCACCCGCAACTGCTAGAAAGTTGCCCGTGGGGTGTACTGCGCGATGAAGCGGGAACGGGGGGGACAGAGGCTAGGGTCGTAGGTAGAAAGATGGCAGGTAGAGGGTTTCgtggatggaagaagcagagaccGGGCTCCCCATCTGGAAGGTCAGGGCAGGAGTAGGGACGCCATGCAGAATGGGGAAGCGAGGAAGCCGTCGCTGACAACTTAGAGGTCAGGGGACATAGGGGCTGAGTGTCCAACGTTCGGGAAGAGGATGGCTTGTGGGGAGGTGACCCAGAGGCCGTTTCCCTCCTTCGAATGTAGCCGCTTTGCGGAAACTGAACTGAGTGGGATGACCTCTGACTCCTTTCACTTCTCTCCAATCAGAACACTGAAATAGAGGTCGGTGCTGAATGGCCAGTCCCAGAGGGCGGGTGGCGGTGAAAGGTCCAACAAACACTACTGCCCACACCTCCGCACTCAAACCCTGTCTCCCTCTCACCGGTTGCAAACACGCTGGCTCTATCCACAAGTCCCGGCTCTACTGGGACGCCGGCCTGACCCAGGGATGGTCAGGCTGTTGACCACGCTTTTTTGGTGACTTGTATGCCTACTGCAGGCACTCCCAGCATGCCTTCTTCACCGCTGTGTTTCCAGCACCTGGCTCCTGGTATGGTGAGGGGTCCAGTATGTAGCTGTCCATCGAACCAGTGAACGCCTATGCTTCCCTTGTTTTGCTGAATTTTTCTGGCTGGCCTGTTGGGGAGCTGAGAAAACAAACTGTTTTtcctcccaggcatcccaggagtgCTGCTTTTCCAACCTGTGTCTCCCCATTACTGAGCTCTATTTAGGCCTCTTTCCCTCGTGTTTAGGCTGAGTTTGACAAAGCTGCGGAGGACGTTAAGCACCTGAAGACCAAGCCAACAGATGATGAGATGTTGTTCATCTATGGCCACTACAAACAAGTAACTGTGGGTGACGTAAACACAGgtatggggctcctgggtcactcagtcaattaagcatctgccttcagctcaggtcatgatcccaggaccctctgatcccagaagggtcctgggatcaagtcccatgtcaggctccctgctgcttctctctctccctctggcattCCCCTCGCTTATGTTCTCTGggtctttctatctctctgtcagataaataagttaaatcttcaggaaaaaaaagaaaaagcacaggtATGCTGAGATGAGCTTGGGAAGGCCCCTACTCATCAAGGCAGGCTCAGAAGCCTTGATGGGTGCTGGAACTCTTAATCTATGGGAACTGTACACTCAAAACCACCCAAAATCTTACTCTTCAGATGGAACATGGTAATAGCTCCTGGGGGTCCCACCCCCACCAGGCTAAGATCATGCCCCTGAATGGGGCTCACAGACCCTGCACTGTTCTTGGTGGCTCAGGTAGCAGAATTCAAATCCTAGTTTTTGGAAGTACTTTACTGGTTATCACtaaaattttccatctttggAAGCAGAGACCCCAGCCTGGAAGAGACTTAGTCCAAGCTCTCAGCTCAGTAGTAGCTTTGTTGAATCATACTACTTCCACCCCAGACCAGCAGAACCAAAGTCAGAGCCCTTGGCAGCCAGGCCAAGCCTGATAAcaggggcagagaagcagctAGCTTCCTGTGGCCGGTCAGAAGCATTTTTGCTAACAACGGTTCCTGCTAAGCGTTTCTTCCCTGTTGAAAAAAATCTTGGTATAGCTTTGAGGTAGTAGTTTAGACTACCATATTTTGGATACAGTCTTTCTGGCTTAGGACTGTTTTTATTCTGCCCCTGAGTCCCTGAAACTCGGATGTGTAGTGAGGCAACAGCACAATGCAATCTAGGCAGGGACTCAGAGGCAGTGTCCATGGCTGCACAGAAAGAGGTCACCCCCTCCTCTGTTCAGGAGGATGAGCGTGGCCAATTCCACTGAGCTTGGGGTGGGCAGTGGAGCAGGTAGGTGGCTGCCAGCCATCTGGAAGCAGGAAATGGTGCCCAGCGCAGTGCCAAATCAAAGTTCCCAGGAAGGGCTTAGCTGAGAGAAGTCTTGGGGCAAAGGTGAGTTCTGCGCTGGATTTATAAACCTTATATCCTCCCatggcaggaaaggaaagaggaagtgggGGTGACCAGAGGGACTGACATGCTTTTCTGCCAAACAGGATTTTCCCATACCCTGGTCTCTGCCCTGCTTTTACATGAGTATGTAGACTGGCTTGGGAATCTGTCACTTCCTGAGTAGGGAGGTGTCAGTTCAATCTAGGGCTGCGCTGTCTCACAGATCGTCACTATTAGCCACATTgagttttaaattgaaaataattaaataaaatccagagCTCAGTCCTCCATCACACAAGCCACATCTCAAGGGCCAGAAGTGGCCAGTGGCCCTGAGTTAGTGCAAATGTACATGTCCATCATCACAAAAAGGGCTACGGGAGTGTGCTCGTTCTTCCTAGGTGACGACTCCACGGCACCCTTTCCGGCATTTCCGGGAATGCTGCTCTGAAAGCCTCTGAGGAGACTTGAGGTGTCTCAGGCACAGTGGTCCAGGGCATGGGCACCAGGATTGCTCCTCTTGCCTTTGTTCTCAGTGTAGCAGTAAAATAGGTCAGCAGGGAAGCAGCCAATGTGTTTCTCAAGTGCAGCTGATGACAGGTCTGGAAGCACAAAATCATGGCCTGACTTGAAGAATGCTttgcctttggggaaaaaaacacacacagattaACAAGAATTAGACCAACAACTTGGTAGAAAAATGGGGCAAGGATATGAACAAACTGTTCACAGAAAGAGGAGCCCAGAAAACCAATAGCAACAACATGAAGGAGAGAAATTGCATGACTGAGACCAAGGGTAGGAGGGAAACTATAGTATTCTCCTTGACAGCATTTGAATGTTAAGCCATATGAATGGATGTagtgcttgtttttttgttttgtttttttaaaaaaacaaaaaactcttaagtatggtttttaaaaggaggaattctggagttatttaacttttaagataACTGCTCAGTAATGAGaacaatttccttccttttttctctagatcttaaatttggatttctggggttgcctgggtggctcagccagttaagcttctgtctttggctcaggtcatgatctcaggatcctggggttgagccccacattgggcttcctgctcagcggagaacctgcttctgcctctccctcccctctctctctctctctgtcaaataaataaaaaataaaataaaatcttaaaaaaaagtttggatttCTGTAcatctgggtttcttttttttttttaaggtttttttatttattaatttgacagagatcacaagtaggcagagaggcaggcagcgaggggggggggagtaggctccccgctgagcagagagcctgatgtggggctcgatcccaggaccccaggatcatgacctgagccagaggcagagggcttgagccacccaggcacccctgtacatCTGGGTTTCTAAAGGCAGAACTCACTATGCTAGACCCATTTAACTCCATAGCAGAGCCTGGAAGGAACCAGGGAAATGAAAGATGAGTTCAGGACAAGAGAGTCCATGACGTACTCCATTAGAACTTGAAGCAGATCTAATGTCTTTCCTTCCCCTGTTTTAGAACGGCCTGGGCTGTTGGATCTCAAAGGCAAGGCCAAGTGGGATGCCTGGAATCAGCTGAAAGGTAATTGTTCATAATCATTGTCCCTAGTCTGTGAAGCCCAGTAACAAAATACTGTTCATTATGGAGTGAAAGGGGTGAGGCAAGAAAACAGAGTGGGTGAGGCACATGCTTGAAATCAGCCTGGCCTggtcaaaatggaaaaaaactgggCCACCTACTTTCTTTCCTAATACCTATGTATTATGCCTTCTTCAAGAGCACTGTCTCTGAGCAGTGGTGTCTTCTGGAGGGGGGGAGGAGCTGGAGACCAGactaggggtggggggtgtgaaTATTTGACCTGGAGTGGTTTCATGGCCCACACCTTCACAAGAAGGAGTCGTTTCCTCCTCACACCCTTCTCTTCCTCAAAAGGGCAGGCAGCAATACCCTAGCCCAAGCAgctctccccagctcccttccAGCCAGAAAGGCACATAAAGGAAAGGAATGAGCTAATGCGTGGCAAGCTGCTGGCACATCGTAGGCCCCGTGAATGGAGCTTTTCTATGCTAAGCAACAGCAGGCAGGAAGTATCCCAGCTCCGACTTCATCGCGTGCCACCTGCAGCAGCAAGACCCACAAGTTGGCACTGAAGGGCCCGCCAGCTTTTGTGTTCTTGCCTAGCTAGCTTCTGAATGAGCCCTCTGTCTTCCTGTGAGTGAAAAACCCTCAGATTCAGAAAAGGCCAGCATACAAGAAATACACTCCTAGGATTTGCAAGGAACAGGAGCAGGAATGCCCGGCTGACTGCCCGTTGTCCCTGGCCATTCGTATACCAGTGCCCAGGCAACTCTGCAGTGTTTCAGAAAACACCCTGATTCCCAGCGTCTCTCCCTTACCACAGCGTCCAGGAACCCGGGGTTCACTGCCTCTGAGGGGTATGGTCTGTGTCCTTTGGATGGCAGCATGAAGGCAGAGAGCTGCCTCGTTCCCCTCCACGGCCCAGCCGCTTTTGCTCAAGAGTTCTTAAGACTTTTCCCACAGCTCCTTTCTGGGGAGAAGAGGGTGCCTggctttgctttctctctgccaacaTAGCAGCTCCACCAGAGAAGAGCCCCACAGAGAGACGCCTGATAGGGCAGAGCCAGCCATGAGAGTCCAAGGAAGCAGGGCCAGGAGAGTCACTGTGGCTTCCCATGGACAGGCTTTCTGATGTGTCTGGAGCGTCCTGCCTTTCCTACATGGCCAGCAGGCCAATGACAGGCCTCAGGACAGCTGCATACACATTAGGGGTTCAGTGCTTCAGGGAGCAGTTACTATGGGCCGAGCTCCTTCAGTATTTCAAGGTGAATCCTGGCCACTGCCTGTGAGGTGCAGGTAAGAGAAACCCCACTTTCTAGGTGAGAAACTGAGCCTCTAAGCATGAAACTGGGGCTATCTAGGGCTTTCAGGCTGCTGCTCTTCTACCATGCTGCCTCTGTGACAGATAATCCTGTTGATTGCTTCCAGGGACTTCCAAGGAAGACGCCATGAAAGCTTACATCAACAAAGTagaagaactaaagaaaaaatacgGAATATAATGGACCGGATTCAGCTGCCAGCAGTGCATTTCATCAAAACTGATCTAATGCCTTGTTTTTCTAATACTGTGGATCACATGAAATAATGCAAATAGCCTGTTAACCTCAGACCCAAAGACCGTGCAGGGCATGGCTCCAACAGAAGTAGGGGCTGCCCTGGGTTCCTGACCTGCGCTGAGTAGTTTTTATCCATAGACGTATTAAAAGTGCATTTGTTACTTTAAATCTTTGGTAATCTGGGTTCTTGAAACAGTTTACTCTGTTCCGAGTGctcttcctcacttcctttttctaaagattttgtttggaaGCCTTGGAGCTCACCCTCCTCTACTCCACCGGGGTGCAAGGCAGGCAAAACGCCCCTGGTGGTGAGGAAAGTGATTACAAAAACAGCCTTTCCTatgtcctccttcctcccccttccagCCACACTGACCCGGTGGGCTGGCTGAGATTTCAGGCCGCAGGGACTGCCAACCCTCTGCAGGGGACATTGCTGGCCTCAAGCTCCAGGGAAAGTGGAGTTGACAGGTATTTGAGGTTTGTCTGAAGTCCCTCCCGTCCCTGGTTCCAGAGTGAAGGAGCAAGGCAAGAAGCCCCAGTCAGGAATGAAATGTTCAGCTGCCACGGGGCATTTGCAGGGTCCCAGGCCCACGTGCAGCTGAGCAGGTAAAACCGAGTGGGGATGTcggtgctcagcaaggagacagGAAATCAGGACCCAGGAGGCAAGGGGTGAAGGTTACAGAGAAAAAGGCTAGAGCTTGACCCTGGGCGTTGTAGGTTTttgaaaagtaagaaagaaaaaaagatagctgGCAGGCCCTCCTTGCCAGATACTGAGGCTGGAAGGGGTCAAGGGAGAAGCCTCTTAAAGCCAGACAGCTGTCTATTCCCTCCGAAGCCCATGCCCTGGGCTTAGGCCTGGTTCAGCCGGCAGAACAGGGAGGTGAGTTTCGttgacttgctcaaggccactcAGCTGGTGTATAACCTAAGAGCTGGCGTTCATCCCCCCGGCTCAGATGCTGGTCGCACACAAGGTAGCCTCAAAGGTGTGCcctgggggcaactgggtggctcagttgttgggcggctgccttcggctcagatcatgatcccagagtcctgggatcgagccccgcatcaggctccctgctcagcgggaagcctgtttctctctctcctgctccccctgctttagttccctctcttgctgtctctctctctcaaataaatttaaaaaaaaaaagaaaaaggtgtgcCCTGTGCTGGAACAGGAGAAGCCAGAACACCAGGGAGGGCAGCATACCTTCAGCATGAGGTAGCACCAATAGAAACCTTGATAACCAAGTTGGAAAGTACAGAATTTGTCAATGAAGGGACTAGGCGGCTGCTGGGAAGTAGACACAGTCAGAGGCATTCAGACTGTGGGCCTGACGGCATCCCGGTGATGAGAATGGTGATGGTCCCGTGCCAGCCCAGCCTGTGCATGGAAAACGAACTCCAGAAGCTCAGGTAtagatggggagtgggg
This genomic interval carries:
- the DBI gene encoding acyl-CoA-binding protein, producing the protein MSQAEFDKAAEDVKHLKTKPTDDEMLFIYGHYKQVTVGDVNTERPGLLDLKGKAKWDAWNQLKGTSKEDAMKAYINKVEELKKKYGI